The following proteins come from a genomic window of Triticum aestivum cultivar Chinese Spring chromosome 6A, IWGSC CS RefSeq v2.1, whole genome shotgun sequence:
- the LOC123131701 gene encoding MDIS1-interacting receptor like kinase 1-like, whose protein sequence is MAARVAVLVVAALAVVLSSGGNVGAAGGDGERGALLALKAGFVDPLGVLADWKAAGSPHCKWTGVRCNAAGLVDGLDLAGRNLSGKVSADLLRLPALAVLNLSSNAFAAALPRSLAPLSSLQVFDVSQNSFEGAFPAGLGSCAGLVAVNGSGNNFVGALPADLANATALESIDMRGDFFSGGIPAAYRSLTKLRFLGLSGNNIGGKIPPELGELESLESLIIGYNELEGPIPPELGNLANLQDLDLAIGNLDGPIPPEIGRLPALTSLFLYKNSLEGRIPPELGNASSLVFLDLSDNLLTGPIPAEVARLSNLQLLNLMCNHLDSAVPAAIGDMKKLEVLELWNNSLTGTLPASLGRSSPLQWVDVSSNALTGEIPAGICDGKALAKLIMFSNGFSGEIPAGLASCASLVRLRAQGNRLNGTIPAGFGKLPLLQRLELAGNELSGEIPGALASSASLSFIDVSRNRLQGSLPSSLFAIPGLQSFMAAGNMISGELPDQFQDCLALGALDLSGNRLLGKIPSSLASCARLVNLNLRHNGLTGEIPPALAKMPALAILDLSSNFLTGGIPDNFGGSPALETLNLAYNNLTGPVPGNGVLRTINPDELAGNAGLCGGVLPPCSGSHVAGLSRARGGNGARLKHVAVGWLVGMVVVIAAFTALFGGWHAYRRWYVIGGAGEYESGAWPWRLTAFQRLGFTCADVLACVKEANVVGMGATGVVYKAELPRARTVIAVKKLWRPAATDGDAVRNLTDDVLKEVGLLGRLRHRNIVRLLGYMHNDADAMMLYEFMPNGSLWEALHGGAPESRTMLTDWVSRYDVAAGVAQGLAYLHHDCHPPVLHRDIKSNNILLDADMQARVADFGLARALGRSGESVSVVAGSYGYIAPEYGYTLKVDQKSDIYSYGVVLMELITGRRPVETAAFGEGQDVVGWVREKIRSNTVEEHLDPLVGGGCAHVREEMLLVLRIAVLCTAKLPRDRPSMRDVLTMLGEAKPRRKSGSSAAAGNVAAVAVAAPVVDKDKPVFSTTPDSV, encoded by the coding sequence ATGGCGGCGAGAGTGGCGGTTCTGGTGGTGGCCGCACTGGCTGTCGTCTTGTCCAGCGGCGGCAATGTCGGCGCGGCTGGCGGTGATGGCGAGCGGGGGGCGCTGCTGGCGCTCAAGGCGGGCTTCGTGGACCCATTGGGTGTGCTTGCTGACTGGAAGGCTGCCGGCTCGCCGCATTGCAAGTGGACCGGCGTCCGGTGCAACGCCGCCGGCCTCGTCGACGGGCTCGACCTCGCCGGGAGGAACCTGAGCGGCAAGGTCTCGGCCGACCTGCTCCGGCTGCCGGCGCTGGCGGTGCTCAACCTCTCCTCCAACGCCTTCGCCGCCGCGCTGCCTAGGTCGCTCGCGCCGCTGTCGAGCCTCCAGGTGTTCGACGTCAGCCAGAACTCCTTCGAGGGCGCCTTCCCCGCGGGCCTCGGCTCGTGCGCGGGCCTCGTCGCCGTCAACGGCTCCGGCAACAACTTCGTCGGCGCCCTCCCGGCGGACCTCGCCAACGCCACGGCGCTGGAGAGCATCGACATGCGCGGCGACTTCTTCAGCGGCGGCATCCCCGCGGCGTACCGGAGCCTCACCAAGCTCAGGTTCCTCGGCCTCTCCGGCAACAACATCGGCGGCAAGATCCCGCCGGAGCTCGGCGAGCTCGAGTCCCTCGAGAGCCTCATCATCGGGTACAATGAGCTGGAGGGGCCCATCCCGCCGGAGCTCGGCAACCTGGCAAACCTCCAGGACCTCGACCTCGCCATCGGCAACCTCGACGGCCCGATCCCGCCGGAGATCGGGAGGCTCCCGGCGCTCACCTCGCTTTTCCTTTACAAGAACAGTCTCGAGGGCAGGATACCGCCGGAGCTCGGCAACGCCTCGTCGCTCGTCTTCCTCGACCTCTCCGACAACCTGCTCACCGGCCCGATCCCCGCCGAGGTGGCGCGGCTGAGCAACCTACAGCTGCTTAACCTCATGTGCAACCACCTCGACAGCGCCGTGCCCGCGGCCATCGGCGACATGAAGAAGCTCGAGGTGCTCGAGCTGTGGAACAACTCCTTGACGGGCACCCTCCCGGCGTCGCTCGGCCGGAGCTCGCCGCTGCAGTGGGTGGACGTCTCGTCGAACGCCTTGACCGGTGAGATACCCGCCGGGATCTGCGACGGCAAGGCGCTGGCCAAGCTGATCATGTTCAGCAACGGCTTTTCCGGCGAGATCCCCGCCGGCCTCGCGTCGTGCGCGTCGCTGGTGCGCCTGCGCGCGCAGGGCAACCGTCTCAACGGAACGATTCCTGCCGGATTCGGGAAGCTGCCGCTGCTTCAGCGGCTGGAGCTCGCGGGCAACGAGCTCTCCGGCGAGATCCCCGGCGCCCTGGCGTCCTCGGCGTCGCTGTCGTTCATCGACGTGTCGCGCAACCGCCTCCAGGGATCGCTTCCGTCGAGCCTCTTCGCCATCCCGGGCTTGCAGAGCTTCATGGCGGCGGGCAACATGATCTCCGGCGAGCTCCCCGACCAGTTCCAGGACTGCCTCGCGCTGGGCGCCCTGGACTTGTCGGGAAACCGGCTCCTCGGCAAGATCCCATCGAGCCTCGCCTCCTGCGCAAGGCTTGTCAACCTGAACCTCCGGCACAACGGGCTCACCGGCGAGATACCGCCGGCGCTGGCCAAGATGCCGGCGCTCGCTATTCTTGACCTGTCGAGCAACTTCTTGACCGGCGGCATACCGGATAACTTCGGGGGCTCCCCGGCGCTCGAGACGCTCAACCTGGCGTACAACAACCTCACTGGTCCCGTGCCGGGGAACGGCGTCCTCCGCACGATCAACCCCGACGAGCTGGCTGGCAACGCCGGGCTGTGCGGTGGCGTGCTCCCGCCGTGCTCCGGGAGCCACGTCGCCGGTCTGTCCCGCGCGCGCGGGGGCAACGGCGCGCGCCTCAAGCACGTCGCGGTGGGATGGCTCGTGGGGATGGTCGTCGTGATCGCCGCGTTCACGGCCCTGTTCGGCGGCTGGCACGCGTACCGCCGGTGGTACGTCATTGGCGGCGCCGGGGAGTACGAGTCCGGGGCGTGGCCGTGGCGGCTGACGGCGTTCCAGCGGCTCGGGTTCACGTGCGCCGACGTGCTCGCGTGCGTCAAGGAGGCGAACGTGGTGGGCATGGGCGCCACCGGGGTCGTGTACAAGGCCGAGCTCCCGCGCGCCCGCACCGTGATCGCCGTCAAGAAGCTCTGGCGCCCagcggcgacggacggcgacgcGGTGCGCAACCTCACCGACGACGTGCTCAAGGAAGTGGGCCTCCTCGGCCGGCTCCGGCACCGGAACATCGTCCGGCTGCTCGGGTACATGCACAACGACGCGGACGCCATGATGCTGTACGAGTTCATGCCCAACGGCAGCCTGTGGGAGGCGCTGCACGGCGGGGCGCCGGAGTCGAGGACCATGCTGACGGACTGGGTGTCCCGGTACGACGTGGCCGCCGGCGTGGCGCAGGGGCTCGCGTACCTCCACCACGACTGCCACCCTCCCGTCCTCCACCGCGACATCAAGTCCAACAACATCCTGCTCGACGCCGACATGCAGGCCCGCGTCGCCGACTTCGGGCTCGCCCGCGCGCTCGGCCGCTCCGGCGAGTCCGTCTCCGTCGTCGCCGGCTCCTACGGCTACATCGCGCCCGAGTACGGGTACACGCTCAAGGTGGACCAGAAGAGCGACATCTACAGCTACGGGGTGGTGCTCATGGAGCTCATCACGGGGCGGAGGCCCGTCGAGACGGCGGCGTTCGGGGAGGGCCAGGACGTCGTCGGCTGGGTCAGGGAGAAGATCCGGAGCAACACCGTGGAGGAGCACCTCGACCCGCTCGTCGGCGGCGGCTGCGCGCACGTCCGGGAGGAGATGCTGCTCGTGCTCCGCATCGCCGTGCTCTGCACCGCCAAGCTGCCCAGGGACAGGCCGTCCATGCGCGACGTGCTCACCATGCTCGGGGAGGCCAAGCCGCGGCGCAAGAGCGGGAGCTCCGCTGCCGCCGGcaatgtcgccgccgtcgccgtggcCGCGCCCGTCGTTGACAAGGACAAGCCGGTTTTCAGCACCACGCCGGACTCCGTCTGA
- the LOC123129316 gene encoding receptor-like protein EIX1, giving the protein MDVHACPCLFCNGTNKRESSVLAIMSWLKMMACLGMFSTKMRTSHASPACATTKFLLLLLVATAAATTFALGHGTGTGTAVCVPRERDALLAFKHGVPYDPSGRLASWRRGSDCCRWRGVRCSNRTGHVLQLRLGNSYSYFDQEFYTGRITSLDGQISPSLFSLEHLEHLDLACNFPYICSNCGHVPKLWGSLKNLRYLNLSHVPVHDDTLLLGDNTLLRQLGNLSKLQYLDLSYTTYTIVQPTDFLSLTHLPLLHHLDLGGFNLTMVHDWPSIVNMIPSLQVLYLAGCSLHNANQQLPRSDLAKLERLDLSYNHFDHPSESCWFWNLTSLKYLNLRETFLYGHFPKTLGQMTSLQVFDFSYNKYLDGGPGGIIAPGLMRNLCNLEVLYLEEGLSYGNMAELYESLPHCSSSRLRELYLNGNNITGTLPAGLAQFTSLATLILSDNHMTGPVPTEIGRINGLISLDLRNNNLTGVITEEHFYGFTSLQYIDLSNNPLTIIVDPRLLPPLKLEEAYFASCQIGPHFPSWLRLLPRADYIDMSNTGITGQLPYWFPATLSQAIFLNFSHNQISGSLPKNMESMSVNYLYLDRNQITGEIPPLPENLTCFSISNNSLSGRITRSICKTQKLKCLDLSINQLEGEFPQCIKMGYIRSLILSNNKFSGKFPSFLQSTLINYNMFSGSIPSSIINLGGMYNFDVAGNRLSGSIPRNLSNLKGMAGQVRYLNVDSNSMQPQFILPVFTKRQELHYKQTFANFSSIDLSLNYLTGVIPEEITSVNGLVNLNISWNYLTGEIPRSIGSMKSLESLDLSRNKLCGEIPTSLSNLTYLESLDLSYNNLSGRIPPGSQLDTLYDYYPYMYSGNVGLCGRPLQRNCPGSNNATKLVHGGSKRSAHVSDSMFFYLGLGSGFVVGLWVVFCTMLFKKTWRIASFRLFDKVYDKLYVFVVVARARLAQKALQLIGKLR; this is encoded by the exons ATGGATGTACATGCTTGTCCTTGTCTTTTCTGCAACGGAACGAACAAAAGGGAGAGCAGCGTGCTGGCGATTATGTCGTGGTTGAAGATGATGGCCTGCTTGGGTATG ttttccacaaaaatGCGCACGAGCCACG CGAGTCCTGCGTGTGCTACCAC CAagttcctcctgctcctcctcgtgGCAACAGCCGCCGCAACGACCTTTGCTCTCGGCCATGGCACCGGCACCGGCACGGCTGTCTGCGTGCCGCGGGAGCGTGATGCCCTGCTGGCGTTCAAACACGGTGTCCCATATGATCCCTCGGGCCGCCTCGCCTCGTGGCGGCGAGGCAGCGACTGCTGCCGGTGGAGGGGCGTAAGGTGCAGCAACCGGACTGGCCATGTCCTCCAGCTTCGACTTGGAAATAGCTACTCGTACTTTGATCAGGAATTTTATACTGGTCGGATAACATCTTTGGATGGCCAGATAAGTCCATCTCTATTTTCTCTGGAGCATTTGGAGCACCTTGATCTCGCCTGCAATTTTCCATATATATGTAGCAATTGCGGTCATGTTCCAAAACTATGGGGCTCTCTAAAAAACTTGAGATACCTGAACCTCTCCCATGTACCAGTCCATGACGACACGTTGCTTC TCGGTGACAACACGTTGCTTCGTCAGCTTGGTAACCTCTCTAAGCTGCAGTATCTCGACCTTTCCTACACCACCTACACCATAGTGCAACCAACAGATTTTTTAAGCTTAACACATCTACCTTTGCTACACCATCTTGACCTTGGTGGGTTCAATCTCACCATGGTACATGATTGGCCTAGTATCGTGAATATGATTCCTTCTTTGCAAGTTCTCTATCTTGCTGGTTGCTCGCTTCATAATGCCAACCAACAGCTCCCACGCTCGGACCTCGCAAAACTTGAGAGGCTTGATCTCAGCTACAACCATTTTGATCACCCCTCCGAGTCCTGTTGGTTTTGGAATTTGACAAGTCTCAAGTACCTCAACCTTCGAGAAACCTTTTTGTATGGTCATTTTCCCAAGACACTAGGACAAATGACATCCCTTCAAGTCTTTGACTTTTCATACAACAAGTATCTCGACGGCGGCCCCGGCGGCATCATAGCGCCAGGGTTGATGAGAAACCTATGCAATTTGGAAGTACTATACCTTGAAGAAGGCCTCTCGTATGGGAACATGGCAGAGTTGTATGAGAGCTTGCCACATTGCTCGTCCAGCCGACTAAGAGAACTGTATTTGAATGGAAACAATATAACCGGGACCCTACCAGCTGGGCTTGCCCAATTCACCAGTTTGGCCACTCTCATCCTCTCTGATAACCATATGACTGGACCCGTGCCCACTGAGATTGGTAGGATCAACGGTTTGATTTCCCTAGACCTAAGAAACAACAATTTGACAGGTGTCATCACCGAAGAACATTTCTATGGTTTCACAAGCTTACAGTATATAGATTTATCTAATAATCCTTTGACGATTATAGTAGATCCTCGTCTGCTACCCCCACTGAAACTAGAGGAAGCATATTTTGCATCTTGCCAAATAGGTCCTCATTTTCCTTCTTGGCTTCGGTTGTTGCCTAGAGCTGATTACATTGATATGTCAAACACGGGTATAACCGGTCAGCTCCCATACTGGTTCCCGGCAACACTTTCACAGGCTATATTTTTGAACTTCTCCCACAACCAGATCAGTGGAAGCCTGCCAAAAAATATGGAATCCATGTCAGTGAACTATCTCTATCTAGATAGAAACCAAATAACTGGTGAAATACCTCCACTGCCAGAAAACCTCACTTGTTTCTCCATATCTAACAATTCTCTATCAGGTCGTATTACAAGATCTATCTGCAAAACCCAAAAGTTGAAGTGCTTGGATTTAAGCATCAACCAGTTGGAGGGAGAATTTCCTCAATGTATCAAGATGGGATATATACGGAGTCTTATATTGAGTAACAATAAGTTCTCGGGAAAGTTCCCATCTTTTCTGCAAAGCACATTAATAAA CTATAATATGTTCTCTGGGAGTATTCCATCAAGCATCATCAATCTTGGAGGGATGTACAATTTTGATGTAGCAGGCAACAGACTGTCAGGTTCTATACCTCGCAATCTTTCAAATTTGAAGGGCATGGCAGGTCAGGTGCGATACTTGAACGTAGACTCGAACTCGATGCAACCTCAATTTATTTTGCCCGTGTTCACAAAGCGGCAAGAGCTTCATTATAAACAAACATTTGCTAACTTCTCAAGCATTGACTTATCCTTGAATTACTTAACTGGAGTAATTCCGGAAGAAATTACTTCTGTGAATGGATTGGTGAATCTGAATATTTCTTGGAACTACTTGACTGGAGAAATTCCACGCAGTATTGGGTCCATGAAATCACTGGAATCACTGGACCTATCAAGGAACAAACTTTGTGGGGAAATTCCAACGAGCCTATCGAATCTGACCTATTTGGAATCTTTGGATTTGTCCTACAACAATCTGTCTGGAAGAATACCACCGGGATCGCAACTTGACACTCTCTACGACTACTACCCATACATGTACAGCGGCAACGTTGGTCTCTGTGGGCGTCCCCTCCAACGGAATTGTCCAGGAAGTAATAATGCAACAAAGCTAGTTCATGGTGGTTCCAAGAGAAGTGCACATGTGTCTGATTCAATGTTCTTTTACCTCGGGCTTGGGTCAGGGTTTGTCGTTGGCCTCTGGGTGGTGTTTTGTACCATGCTCTTCAAGAAAACATGGAGGATTGCATCTTTTCGGCTCTTCGACAAGGTATATGACAAGCTATATGTATTTGTCGTTGTCGCCCGGGCAAGATTAGCACAAAAGGCACTGCAACTCATTGGGAAGCTTCGCTAG
- the LOC123130018 gene encoding epoxide hydrolase A produces MDENGGVRHWHADVNGVSLHVAEQGPADGPAVLLLHGFPELWLSWRHQMAALAARGFRALAPDLRGFGDSSAPADPAAYTILHVVGDVVALLDHLRLPKVVVVGHDLGAQAAWHLCLFRPDRVRAVVALGVPFFPRSPGPVSEMFAARGDGFYITQYQEPGRTERAFNRYAAATVLKKLYSIKLDDLTAPPGVEIIDFLESSSSPLPWMAEEELGQYAEKFQKSGFTGPLNYYRMMDTNWMLTAPWHGAKITVPAKFIGGEKDTGVQSFGIKHYIESGAFKFSVPNLEVAIIEGHHYLQQEQAERVNSEILSFLDKLSGEETPKCPY; encoded by the exons ATGGACGAGAACGGCGGTGTGCGGCACTGGCACGCCGACGTGAACGGCGTGTCCCTGCACGTAGCCGAGCAGGGCCCCGCCGACGGCCCGGCGGTGCTCCTCCTGCACGGCTTCCCGGAGCTCTGGCTGTCATGGCGCCACCAgatggccgcgctcgccgcgcgcgGCTTCCGTGCCCTGGCTCCCGACCTCCGCGGCTTCGGCGACTCTAGCGCCCCGGCTGACCCTGCAGCCTACACCATCCTCCACGTCGTCGGCGATGTCGTCGCGCTCCTCGACCACCTCCGCCTCCCCAAG gtggtggtggtggggcatgACTTGGGCGCGCAGGCGGCGTGGCATCTGTGCCTGTTCCGGCCGGACCGGGTGCGCGCCGTCGTCGCGCTGGGGGTGCCGTTCTTCCCACGCTCCCCTGGACCGGTGTCGGAGATGTTCGCGGCGCGCGGCGATGGCTTCTACATCACGCAGTACCAG GAGCCTGGAAGAACTGAAAGAGCATTCAATCGGTACGCTGCTGCAACCGTCCTAAAGAAGTTGTACTCCATCAAATTAGATGACCTCACTGCTCCTCCTGGAGTCGAGATTATAGACTTTTTGGAATCATCATCATCCCCACTTCCTTGGATGGCCGAGGAAGAACTGGGTCAGTACGCCGAGAAGTTTCAAAAGTCTGGCTTCACGGGGCCGCTCAACTACTACCGCATGATGGACAC GAATTGGATGCTTACTGCGCCATGGCATGGTGCGAAGATCACGGTGCCTGCAAAGTTTATCGGGGGTGAGAAGGACACTGGTGTCCAGTCCTTTGGAATCAAACACTACATTGAGAGCGGAGCTTTCAAGTTCAGTGTTCCGAATCTTGAGGTTGCCATCATTGAAGGTCACCATTACCTCCAGCAAGAGCAGGCCGAGAGGGTGAACTCTGAGATATTGTCCTTCCTGGACAAGTTATCTGGTGAGGAGACGCCGAAATGCCCTTACTAA
- the LOC123130019 gene encoding UPF0481 protein At3g47200 gives MAAAGGSSKRTWVVDVEKKLKEAGNSSASRWERHCIYRVPPCMTNIKSKAYQPQVVSLGPFHHGDLDLRPMEEHKCRALRQLLQRAERTFDELVDGVEDVAEQLEGAYMDLDSEWRADSGGRERFLAMMIFDGCFLLEVMRCTAADGKQVGDYAHNDPIFSPHGILYMVPYIRRDVLMLENQLPLLLLQKLVGVESGKPPNDDFINRMVLKFLAQSSGPLPPGIGLGLHPLDVFRRSMLATKCHKIRNLQETEEDNAIIRSAVELYEAGIQFKPSKTLSLHDIRFQGGTLSMPTVSVDDSTEYMFLNMMAFERLHAGAGNDVTGYVFFMDNIIDSAKDVALLSSKGIIQNAIGSDQAVAKLFNTISRDVVLEPNSALDAVQRQVNGYFRQPWNIWRANLIHTYFRSPWAFLSLAAAVFLLGMTVMQTVYTVLQFYGNDSNGLPPSAPSPM, from the exons atggcggcggccggcggcagcaGCAAGAGGACGTGGGTGGTGGACGTGGAGAAGAAGCTCAAGGAAGCCGGCAATTCGTCCGCGTCGCGGTGGGAGCGCCACTGCATCTACCGCGTGCCGCCCTGCATGACCAACATCAAGAGCAAGGCGTACCAGCCGCAGGTGGTGTCGCTGGGCCCCTTCCACCACGGCGACCTCGACCTGCGGCCCATGGAGGAGCACAAGTGCCGGGCGCTGCGGCAGCTGCTCCAGCGGGCGGAGCGGACCTTCGACGAGCTCGTCGACGGCGTGGAGGACGTCGCGGAGCAGCTGGAGGGCGCGTACATGGACCTCGACAGCGAGTGGCGCGCCGATAGCGGGGGCAGGGAGCGGTTCCTGGCCATGATGATCTTCGACGGCTGCTTCCTGCTGGAGGTGATGAGGTGCACGGCCGCAGACGGGAAGCAGGTCGGCGACTACGCACACAACGACCCGATCTTCAGCCCCCACGGGATACTCTACATGGTGCCCTACATCCGGCGAGACGTGCTCATGCTCGAGAACCAGCTACCTCTGCTCCTGCTCCAGAAGCTCGTCGGGGTTGAGAGTGGAAAGCCTCCG AACGACGACTTCATCAACCGGATGGTGCTGAAATTTCTGGCCCAATCTTCCGGCCCGCTACCACCAGGCATCGGCCTAGGGCTCCACCCACTAGATGTCTTTCGCCGGAGCATGCTCGCTACTAAATGTCATAAAATCCGGAACCTTCAAGAAACGGAGGAGGACAACGCCATCATCCGGTCGGCAGTGGAGCTCTACGAAGCTGGAATCCAGTTCAAGCCGAGCAAGACGTTGAGCCTGCACGACATCCGGTTTCAGGGCGGCACACTGAGCATGCCGACGGTGTCAGTGGACGACTCCACCGAGTACATGTTCCTCAACATGATGGCGTTTGAGCGGCTGCACGCCGGCGCCGGTAACGACGTGACCGGCTACGTCTTCTTCATGGACAACATTATCGACTCGGCCAAGGATGTGGCGCTGCTGAGCTCCAAGGGGATCATCCAGAACGCCATCGGCAGCGACCAGGCCGTGGCCAAGCTGTTCAACACTATCTCCAGGGACGTGGTGCTTGAGCCCAACAGCGCTCTCGACGCCGTGCAGCGGCAGGTGAACGGCTACTTCCGGCAGCCATGGAACATTTGGCGCGCCAACCTCATCCACACATATTTCAGGAGCCCCTGGGCGTTCCTCTCCCTCGCCGCGGCCGTCTTCCTCCTCGGCATGACCGTCATGCAGACCGTCTACACCGTGCTGCAGTTCTACGGGAACGACAGCAACGGCCTGCCACCATCGGCACCTTCTCCTATGTGA